DNA from Brassica napus cultivar Da-Ae chromosome C4, Da-Ae, whole genome shotgun sequence:
TGTTGGATGGGATGAAAATCTTAAACCAATCTAACTATCGGTTATGGAAGTCATGCATGGAGTCATACTTGGTCAGTGAGGACTTATGGGATGTCGTTGGTGTAATAGCACAACACCACCAAGAGGAAATGCTTGACAACCCCGGGACAGTTGGAAAGGCATGCCCCCGGAAAGCGACAACGGAGCGGACACGGAAAAGATGCCAAGGCGGAGTTTNNNNNNNNNNNNNNNNNNNNNNNNNNNNNNNNNNNNNNNNNNNNNNNNNNNNNNNNNNNNNNNNNNNNNNNNNNNNNNNNNNNNNNNNNNNNNNNNNNNNTGAAGCGGGAAGTAAACGGTTAACAGAATTATTGGAAGTCCATTGTCTCTACTAATCTAAGAATATGAGCTTAGCATCAAGCCCATAAGTGCCCAAATAAATACAGTATGGAAATTGCAAGATTAAACTTTTGCCAAAATAGTATTATGAATTAGAGAAGAAGATTGTTAAAGGCAAAGGCAAATCTTATGAACTTTGAAGTAGGCCTATCAAAAACACAGAAATGCAATAACAATTATTTAATCACCCGTacgttaaataatatttaaggaTATGAACAGTGATCAACTTTATGTGGAATAAAGGAAGGAGCCAACTAATCCTCCCACTAATTGCGTTAATAAAGATgcgaaaattattatttctggTGCGggaattatatttatttaacttgGCCCCgactgaaaaaaaatataaacatccAAATCTCCTAAACATTAATAGCCATATCCCATATTAAGTACATTCTCGGTTTGTTGACAAAACAATTATGGGACAACGTCTTTAGTTTTACCCCAAGATAAACACGGCAGTATTCTGTTCGTTTTATAACGCAATGTGACGCAATGTTCATACGTTCTGTTTTCTAtcgttttttttaactttaacaTTTATCCAAGAAAATATGTACTttcaaatttatgtatttttgttagttgatacatataactttatatttttaaataatatttttttctaaaatactagtataattataatcaaatttcaatttcttttttaaatagcACAAAAATCTGAAAACTATTAATTTTAAAAGGAGAGTATTTAGAACATGAATGCTAGTTTTTTTTGCAACAAACTACTAGTATTTAGAACATGAATGCTagttatatcatttaaaatttctatGTTTGATTATATTAGTAATAAAAtgagataatatattttctttatgatGTAAATTATGCAATCATTCACTAATATTGGCTTCTCAATATTCAGCCGTTAAGTagtttttattgaaattttcaattatttaaaacataaaaccattttaattagtaaaactagAGTAAAAGACTTTCACTGAGAATCGAATCCAAGAAGGAAATGATCGAGTTGATGTCATGTCcaaagttatatatatgtacCATGAAGAATTACACAGAAAATTATATGGTACTAATTAGTACTTATTTCTAATAAAACCATGTTAACATCTCTGCCTTCTTACCTAAAGTTGTGTAATTGAATGTATGAAACAATCATTGAATCATATGTAGATAGGAAAAAAAGCACATTAACCAAACATGTATCAAAATCATAATtagaagaatattttttaacatacgGAACAACTGTAATACAGTCgtaattaacaaaaacatatagGTATATGTAAAAAAATCCGTTACTATTAACTATTGTGTGGTGCAATGTGGTTTATAAACATTTGAAGccttagttttttatttattaatgccGGTCGCAGAGCAAGGGATGAGCAGAATGATGCAAGATCATCGAAGATGTCCCGGCTTGTCTACCGCAAGTGCTCCATAGCTTAGGCTTTATGACTACCacttttacttattttgtttttctaagtCCTCATTATTATTGTGTCATCAATAATTCCTTATTTGCATGCGCTATCCAATTAAAAGGAGCTAATAATACCGACAACCTTTGCTATACATTCCATGTGGTAATTAGTTGTTCTGAAATCAAAACTAGACTTCAGATTTTAGATCTAGTTTTGGCATAATCTTAAGGTGAAAACTAAAACCTAGCCAAGCATAGCTCGTCAGTAAAGACGTCCAATTCCGTAAGACAAATAGAAGAGTAAGGCTCATTTACCACTTTGTTCTCCTCCTACTTTTGCTTACCATTTCCCCGATTAGTCACAATTAAAGTGGTATATCTCAAAAAAAGTGGTATATCTCCAAAAAAGTGGTATATCTCTTACCGCGCCCaactagaaatataataattaaaagcGCATGTTAAATATCAGGACCGTACACTTAGAGCATGCGCAACGGTGAGACTCATTGGAGTCCTTAGCGACAAGGACATTTCGGATTAATcttggatattttggattttctaaaaaaaaaaaaaaaaaaaaaagatgaccaTTCACGGGCCGCCACGTAGTCGTGGGAACCCGCAAATAGTACAAGGATTCACTAAGAAAGAGTCCTTATTTAGGAATTTAAGAATTGAATCCTTAGCTTTTGGTGGGTTccactgattatttaatttttttttcctaaggaCTCTCACTTAAGGATTCCCGTTGCGCATGCTCTTAGGCCATAAACAGAGGTAAGAGCGAAGAGGTAAAAATAAGAAACACAAACTTAGGCCGTAAGAAACAATGCTTTCCGAGTGGAGGGAGACAGGAAGAGCTTCTTAGAGCAAGTTCATTGGTTAGAGACCCTTATAGACTCTAATGAATAAATTAGTAGTTAACTTTACGATTTGAAAAGTTTTAGAACCCTTgttagtttaattaattttctcaTTGTccaatcttaaattttttttatttttattttaaattgaattaTTGGAACCATAGAAACCAAAGTGTATATTCGGTTTTGTCATTGTAATTGCGTATGTCTTCCCATTGTTTTAGCTAAGTTTGTTTGATGTATTGCCGTATATGGACACAGATGTGGCTATTCAATTTACAGATGGTTAAGCTACACGCTTTTGACACCAAGCTAAGGAGAAGAAACCTGAAACCTCTAACTACATTCACGTTGAAATGTCTATTAACTGCAACGTTTCTCCTTCTTTGCAGATTCACTTAACTCAAAAAGGAACTGACGAATGGGATCATGTCGTTTGATGATCCTAACTTTATGCTTGTTCAATAGTTTACCAGCTTTCTCATTGTCTCTGTCCCTTGCAATGACCATTTTGTTTACCAACCAAACAACATATCTTGGATTAAGCTTTTTAAAGTCTATCAGTCTCTGaccatatttacaaaaaaaggaGTCTATCTTCTAGCTTTCTGCGGTACTTATTCTCATCTCATTCCACGGTACAAGACACCAGGTTGAAGATCATCCATACTATCTACATTCCTAACCATACCGTCTATGTTCCTAAACCCTCCATCAAACTCTCTCAGCCATGTCCATCCTCTTCGTCCCAAGAACTCTCTGTAATCCTCTTCCGTGTAAAACACCTTCTCCTCTTGATGAACCGGTAACGGATCAGACTCATCATAGTGGCACACTCTAACAGCTATTCCTGCATTTTTTGGATATAATACTGAGAAAAAACCACAAaccagaagagaaagaaaaaaagacttACTTACCTTCATCGACACGGAGTGTATAGTTCCCTAGAGGCATGTCTCGGTCAAGAGAGCGTACCACCTGTTCTTCATCTTCCAGCCAAAAAGCTCACCTTGTTCTCAATCTAAACGTGGATCTAATAGCTTCCTTGATGGCTTCAGGCTTCAGCTGTACCATCGATCCCAACTCTTCTTGTATAGTCTCCATATTCACCGTTATGATCTTCCCCGCAAACGGCTGTCCATCACTGCCTGCTTATATAACATGACTATGAAACCAGACAAAACACAAGTGCAACATAAAGCTCGATGAAAGCATAAAATTCTTGCCGTTTCCAGCGAACACTTAAACTACTTCCAAAAATCAAGCTACACTGCTAATGTAAGAGCCTAGAACAAAGAAGCTAATAAACTAACTAAGTACCAAAAATCATAGCCTcaggaggaagaagacaagaacaGCGGATCACGAACAGAGaatggaaaaaaaacaaatcgacAAAGCAGTAACAAAAACGGGAAATCAAAAGGATGATTTTCCATTACCGATAAGGAGATCGAGATGAGATTCGAGAGACAAGCTGGAGTAGAGAGAAGCCGGAGAGATcgagaatgaagaggaagacaaAACTGATTTAGGACCTTCGAGGAAGGAGAGATAGAAATTAATGGGGTCCAATTGTTGATCGATATGTAAGGGTTTCTTACCAGCTCTAAAAATTTCACGTTAAGCAGCggttctttacttttttttgtctttttcatttatttatttttctcttttgtttaaaaCATGCGTTGAGAGACCCTAGGAGCAGCATTATCGCTGACTCTTAACCCAACTATTCTCCTAAATccaattaaaaaacaattaagaaAAGACAGAAGCCCAAGACTCGCCTCTTGCGTAAGGCCTGGAAGGCCCGCCTCTTAGTGACATGTGTCACCATAACGCGacgtctctgtctctctctctctctcatctctctttctctcccgaGAGGACTGATTCGGTTTGATTTCGAAACTTCCACCACCGGAATCGCCGCCGTCTCAGTCGCTTCCCCGCCTCCTCCGTCCCGACCTTCCTCCCCAACGCCTCCTCCGTCCCGATCAATCTCTGAAGCTCTTGATATCCTCTTCTTAGGGGCATGCGTTGAGCTAGAGCACGGACTGGTTTGTTCTCTTATTACAAAGCAATAAATATCTTTGTTAGATCATCTTTGAGTTTTGTAATGATGGTTTCTTATCAAACCTCAAGGTGAATTGTGGAGCGGACCTtgctattttgtttgtttggtgtGGTAGTTAAATCAATTAACGCATTGTCTGTACCCACTTGGGCTGTTCATGTTTCCAGCATTGTCGAATGGTTCCTCTTCCTTCTTCCTTGCTTTAATTGATTCTACTCTCATCTtaaaaaagttttgaacttttgatCTATAGTGATGCGAGATAGTAGTTTCTGTTGTGGGTTTCTCGAGTTCTTGATATCTGTTCAGAAAGAAAGGGTTATGAGTCATGGAGAGGTCTCTCATGGGGAATGGTTGACTTTAGAAGAGAGTTTTGTTGAATCTAAGAAGCAAATATGTCTTTGTAAGAATATTGATATGCAAATTGTTTGGTATACTTCTGGTTCATATGAGATTAAAGATgtgttgattttgttttgatagGCAGAGAGATGTACGTATGGGGAGAGGATTCTAGGATCAAGCTCTGAGTATGTGCAGAGCAATGTAAGAGTTATTTTATTGGTGAATTCCACAT
Protein-coding regions in this window:
- the LOC125575298 gene encoding trihelix transcription factor GT-4-like — encoded protein: MPLGNYTLRVDEGIAVRVCHYDESDPLPVHQEEKVFYTEEDYREFLGRRGWTWLREFDGGFRNIDGMVRNVDSMDDLQPGVLYRGMR